The proteins below come from a single Caulobacter segnis ATCC 21756 genomic window:
- a CDS encoding sugar porter family MFS transporter, translating into MASVSNAGPSAGMSADGTKVNMAFVAAIVAVATIGGFMFGYDSGVINGTQEGLNSAFNLTEFGTGLNVAAILIGCAIGAFAAGRLADVWGRRTVMIISAVLFIISALGTGAAHTSTIFVIFRLIGGLGVGAASVLCPVYISEVTPANIRGRLSSVQQIMIITGLTGAFVANYALAHTAGSSTAEFWLGLPAWRWMFWMQVIPAGVFFLCLLGIPESPRYLVAKGQDAKAEAILSRLFGAGAGAAKVAEIRASLSADHKPKFSDLLDPVSKKIRPILWAGLILAVFQQLVGINIVFYYGSVLWQSVGFTEDDSLKINILSGALSIVACLAAIALIDKIGRKPLLLIGSAGMAVTLGVLTWCFSTATTVNGALHLDGNVGPIALVAANLYVIFFNLSWGPVMWVMLGEMFPNQMRGSALAVAGFAQWMANFAISFSFPAMAKLSLAATYGFYAASAVVSFFLVQKLIHETRGKELEAMEG; encoded by the coding sequence GTGGCAAGTGTATCCAACGCCGGCCCCAGCGCGGGCATGAGCGCTGACGGGACGAAGGTGAACATGGCCTTCGTCGCCGCGATCGTCGCGGTCGCCACGATCGGCGGCTTCATGTTCGGCTACGACAGCGGCGTCATCAACGGCACGCAAGAAGGCCTGAACAGCGCCTTCAATCTCACCGAGTTCGGCACCGGCCTGAACGTGGCCGCCATCCTGATCGGCTGCGCCATCGGCGCCTTCGCCGCCGGCCGCCTGGCCGACGTCTGGGGCCGCCGCACCGTGATGATCATCTCGGCCGTGCTGTTCATCATCAGCGCCCTGGGCACCGGGGCGGCGCACACCTCGACCATCTTCGTCATCTTCCGCCTGATCGGCGGCCTCGGCGTCGGCGCGGCCAGCGTGCTGTGCCCCGTCTACATCTCGGAAGTCACGCCGGCGAACATCCGCGGCCGCCTGTCGTCCGTGCAGCAGATCATGATCATCACCGGCCTGACCGGCGCGTTCGTGGCCAACTACGCGCTGGCCCACACCGCCGGCAGCTCGACCGCCGAGTTCTGGCTGGGCCTGCCCGCCTGGCGCTGGATGTTCTGGATGCAGGTCATCCCGGCCGGCGTCTTCTTCCTGTGCCTGCTGGGCATTCCGGAAAGCCCCCGCTACCTCGTCGCCAAGGGCCAGGACGCCAAGGCCGAAGCGATCCTGTCGCGTCTGTTCGGCGCGGGCGCCGGGGCGGCCAAGGTCGCCGAGATCCGCGCCTCGCTGAGCGCCGACCACAAGCCGAAGTTCTCCGACCTGCTCGACCCGGTCAGCAAGAAGATTCGTCCGATCCTCTGGGCCGGCCTGATCCTGGCGGTCTTCCAGCAACTGGTCGGCATCAACATCGTCTTCTACTACGGCTCGGTGCTGTGGCAGTCGGTGGGCTTCACCGAGGACGACAGCCTGAAGATCAACATCCTCTCGGGCGCGCTGTCGATCGTGGCCTGCCTGGCCGCCATCGCCCTGATCGACAAGATCGGCCGCAAGCCGCTGCTGCTGATCGGCTCGGCCGGCATGGCCGTGACCCTGGGCGTCCTGACCTGGTGCTTCTCGACCGCCACCACGGTCAACGGCGCCCTGCACCTGGACGGTAATGTCGGCCCGATCGCCCTGGTCGCCGCCAACCTCTACGTGATCTTCTTCAACCTCTCCTGGGGTCCGGTCATGTGGGTGATGCTGGGCGAGATGTTCCCGAACCAGATGCGCGGCTCGGCCCTGGCCGTCGCCGGCTTCGCCCAGTGGATGGCCAACTTCGCCATCTCGTTCAGCTTCCCGGCCATGGCCAAGCTCAGCCTGGCGGCCACCTACGGCTTCTACGCCGCGAGCGCCGTGGTCTCGTTCTTCCTGGTTCAGAAGCTGATTCACGAGACCCGTGGCAAGGAACTGGAGGCCATGGAGGGGTAA
- the xylD gene encoding xylonate dehydratase XylD yields MSERTPRRFRSRDWFDNPDHIDMTALYLERFMNYGITPEELRSGKPIIGIAQTGSDISPCNRIHLDLVTRIRDGIRDAGGIPMEFPVHPIFENCRRPTAALDRNLSYLGLVETLHGYPIDAVVLTTGCDKTTPAGIMAATTVNIPAIVLSGGPMLDGWHEGELVGSGTVIWRSRRKLAAGEITEEEFIDRAASSAPSAGHCNTMGTASTMNAVAEALGLSLTGCAAIPAPYRERGQMAYKTGQRIVDLAYEDVKPLDILTKKAFQNAIALVAAAGGSTNAQPHIVAMARHAGVEITADDWRAAYDIPLIVNMQPAGKYLGERFHRAGGAPAVLWELLQQGRLHGDVLTVTGKTMGENLQGRETSDREVIFPYHQPLAEKAGFLVLKGNLFDFAIMKSSVIGEEFRKRYLSEPGKEGVFEARAIVFDGSDDYHKRINDPALEIDERCILVIRGAGPIGWPGSAEVVNMQPPDHLLKKGIMSLPTLGDGRQSGTADSPSILNASPESAIGGGLSWLRTGDTIRIDINTGRCDALVDEATIAERKKEGIPAVPATMTPWQEIYRAHTGQLESGGVLEFAVKYQDLASKLPRHNH; encoded by the coding sequence TTGTCTGAACGCACGCCCCGCCGGTTCCGGTCTCGCGATTGGTTCGATAACCCCGACCACATCGACATGACCGCGCTCTATCTGGAGCGCTTCATGAACTACGGGATCACGCCGGAGGAGCTGCGAAGCGGCAAGCCGATCATCGGCATCGCCCAGACCGGCAGCGACATCTCGCCCTGCAACCGCATCCACCTCGACCTGGTGACGCGGATTCGGGACGGGATCCGCGACGCCGGGGGCATTCCCATGGAGTTTCCGGTCCACCCGATCTTCGAGAACTGCCGTCGCCCGACGGCGGCGCTGGACCGGAACCTCTCCTATCTCGGCCTCGTCGAGACCCTGCACGGCTACCCGATCGACGCCGTCGTCCTGACCACCGGCTGCGACAAGACCACGCCGGCGGGGATCATGGCCGCCACCACGGTCAACATCCCGGCCATCGTCCTGTCGGGCGGCCCGATGCTGGACGGCTGGCACGAGGGCGAGCTGGTCGGCTCGGGCACGGTCATCTGGCGCTCGCGCCGCAAGCTGGCCGCCGGCGAGATCACGGAAGAAGAGTTCATCGACCGCGCCGCCTCGTCGGCGCCGTCGGCCGGCCACTGCAACACCATGGGCACGGCCTCGACCATGAACGCCGTGGCCGAGGCGCTGGGCCTGTCGCTGACCGGCTGCGCGGCGATCCCCGCCCCGTACCGCGAGCGCGGCCAGATGGCCTACAAGACCGGTCAGCGGATCGTCGACCTGGCCTATGAGGACGTCAAACCGCTCGACATTCTCACGAAGAAGGCCTTCCAGAACGCCATCGCCCTGGTGGCGGCGGCCGGCGGCTCGACCAACGCCCAGCCGCACATCGTGGCCATGGCCCGTCACGCCGGCGTCGAGATCACCGCTGACGACTGGCGCGCGGCCTACGACATCCCGCTGATCGTCAACATGCAGCCGGCCGGCAAGTATCTGGGCGAGCGCTTCCACCGAGCCGGCGGCGCGCCGGCGGTGCTATGGGAGCTTCTCCAGCAAGGCCGTCTGCACGGCGACGTCCTGACCGTCACCGGCAAGACCATGGGCGAGAACCTGCAGGGCCGCGAGACCAGCGACCGCGAAGTGATCTTCCCCTACCACCAGCCCCTGGCCGAGAAGGCCGGCTTCCTGGTGCTGAAGGGCAACCTGTTCGACTTCGCGATCATGAAGTCCAGCGTGATCGGCGAGGAGTTCCGCAAGCGCTACCTGTCGGAGCCCGGCAAGGAAGGCGTCTTCGAGGCTCGCGCCATCGTGTTCGACGGCTCGGACGACTACCACAAGCGGATCAACGACCCGGCTCTGGAGATCGACGAGCGCTGCATCCTGGTGATCCGCGGCGCGGGTCCGATCGGGTGGCCCGGCTCGGCCGAGGTCGTCAACATGCAGCCGCCGGATCACCTGCTGAAGAAGGGCATCATGAGCCTGCCCACGCTGGGCGACGGCCGCCAGTCGGGCACCGCCGACAGCCCCTCGATCCTGAACGCCTCGCCCGAGAGCGCGATCGGCGGCGGCCTGTCGTGGCTGCGCACCGGCGACACCATCCGCATCGACATCAACACCGGCCGCTGCGACGCGCTGGTGGACGAAGCGACGATCGCGGAGCGCAAGAAGGAAGGCATCCCGGCCGTCCCGGCGACCATGACGCCCTGGCAGGAGATCTACCGCGCTCACACCGGTCAGCTCGAGAGCGGCGGGGTGCTGGAGTTCGCCGTCAAGTACCAGGACCTGGCCTCGAAGCTGCCGCGTCACAACCACTAG
- the yghU gene encoding glutathione-dependent disulfide-bond oxidoreductase — protein sequence MTDATYVPPKVWTWNKESGGRFASINRPIAGATHDKPLPIGKHPLQLYSLGTPNGVKVTIMLEELLALGHAGAEYDAWLINIGEGDQFGSGFVEANPNSKIPALVDHSGSKPIRIFESGAILIHLAEKFGAFLPTETAARAECLSWLFWQMGSAPFLGGGFGHFYAYAPYKMEYPINRYAMEVKRQMDVLDRNLAERRFVAGDDYTIADMAIWPWYGGLAKGLLYEAGEFLSVQDYKNVIRWADDLAARPAVRRGRMVNRTFGEPSSQLRERHDASDFDTKTQDKLEAK from the coding sequence ATGACCGACGCCACCTATGTCCCGCCCAAGGTCTGGACCTGGAACAAGGAGAGCGGCGGCCGGTTCGCGTCCATCAACCGCCCGATCGCGGGCGCCACCCATGACAAGCCGCTGCCGATCGGCAAGCATCCGCTGCAGCTCTATTCGCTGGGAACGCCGAACGGTGTGAAGGTGACGATCATGCTCGAGGAGCTGCTGGCCCTAGGCCACGCCGGCGCCGAGTACGACGCCTGGCTGATCAATATCGGCGAGGGCGACCAGTTCGGCAGCGGCTTCGTCGAGGCCAACCCGAACTCCAAGATCCCGGCCCTGGTCGACCACAGCGGATCCAAGCCGATCCGCATCTTCGAGTCCGGCGCCATCCTTATTCACCTGGCCGAAAAGTTCGGCGCCTTCCTGCCCACCGAGACCGCGGCGCGGGCCGAGTGCCTGTCGTGGCTGTTCTGGCAGATGGGCAGCGCGCCGTTCCTGGGCGGCGGCTTCGGCCACTTCTACGCCTATGCGCCCTACAAGATGGAGTACCCCATCAACCGCTACGCCATGGAGGTGAAGCGCCAGATGGATGTGCTGGACCGTAACCTGGCCGAGCGCCGGTTCGTCGCCGGCGACGACTACACCATCGCCGACATGGCCATCTGGCCCTGGTACGGCGGCCTGGCCAAGGGCCTGCTGTACGAGGCCGGCGAGTTCCTGTCCGTGCAGGACTACAAGAACGTCATCCGGTGGGCCGACGACCTGGCCGCCCGGCCGGCGGTGCGGCGCGGGCGGATGGTCAACCGCACCTTCGGCGAGCCGTCCAGCCAGTTGCGCGAACGGCACGACGCCAGCGACTTCGACACCAAGACCCAGGACAAGCTGGAGGCGAAGTAG
- a CDS encoding GNAT family N-acetyltransferase: protein MQDFEPLFVAARQAIAAGHRDQARDLYAKAADKARAVGAAIPLAHALRHVSDLDREAGRAEPALAAADEAVALYRASPDATDLDLANALRLSALAREALGQAATDLWREAGALYQDADVEAGVEEVARRLNLATRAAEPEDLAPLARLWREGWSDAHNGIVPEALVALRTPESFEERMAKALPQVRALGPVGAPLGFHLIKGDELNQFYLASAARGTGAAGVLMADAEMRLAEAGVATAWLACAIGNTRAARFYEKAGWTRAGVETVPTETSEGSFPLEVWRYEKRLAIDAL from the coding sequence TTGCAAGACTTCGAACCGCTTTTCGTCGCCGCGCGCCAGGCCATTGCCGCAGGCCATCGCGACCAGGCCCGCGACCTCTACGCCAAGGCCGCCGACAAGGCCCGCGCCGTCGGCGCCGCCATTCCTCTCGCCCACGCCCTGCGCCATGTCTCCGATCTGGACCGCGAGGCCGGACGCGCCGAGCCGGCGCTGGCCGCCGCCGACGAGGCCGTCGCCCTCTACCGCGCGAGCCCCGACGCCACTGATCTGGACCTCGCCAACGCGCTTCGACTGTCCGCCCTGGCGCGCGAAGCGCTGGGACAAGCCGCCACCGACCTCTGGCGCGAAGCCGGGGCGCTGTATCAGGACGCCGACGTCGAAGCCGGGGTCGAGGAGGTCGCGCGGCGACTGAACCTGGCGACCCGCGCCGCCGAGCCCGAAGACCTGGCGCCGCTCGCCCGGCTTTGGCGAGAAGGCTGGAGCGACGCGCACAACGGCATCGTCCCCGAAGCCCTGGTCGCGCTCCGTACGCCGGAGAGTTTCGAAGAGCGCATGGCCAAGGCCCTGCCCCAGGTGAGGGCGCTGGGCCCCGTCGGCGCGCCGCTCGGGTTCCACCTGATCAAGGGCGATGAGCTGAACCAGTTCTATCTGGCGAGCGCGGCGCGCGGCACGGGCGCGGCCGGCGTGCTGATGGCCGACGCCGAGATGCGTCTCGCCGAAGCGGGCGTCGCGACGGCCTGGCTGGCCTGCGCCATCGGCAATACGCGCGCCGCCCGCTTCTACGAGAAGGCGGGCTGGACCCGGGCGGGGGTCGAAACCGTGCCGACCGAGACGTCGGAAGGGTCGTTCCCGCTGGAGGTCTGGCGTTACGAGAAGCGCTTGGCGATCGACGCGCTCTAG
- the xylC gene encoding D-xylonolactone lactonase, which translates to MTAEVTCVWDLKATLGEGPIWHGDALWFVDIKQRKIHNYKPTTGEHFSFDAPDQVTFLAPIADAGGFVVGLKTGIHRFHPITGFRLLIEVEDSALDNRPNDATVDANGRLWFGTMHDGEEAKSGSLYRMDAEGVARMDKDICITNGPCVSPDGKTFYHTDTLEKTVWAYDLAEDGTLSNKRAFVHVKLGDDIYPDGTVVDSEGCLWIALWGGFGVIRVSPAGEIVGRIEVPAPNVTKVCFGGPDLKTLFLTTARKGLSDETLAQYPLAGGLFAIGVNIAGQPQHEVRLV; encoded by the coding sequence ATGACCGCTGAAGTCACCTGCGTCTGGGATCTGAAGGCCACGCTGGGCGAAGGCCCCATCTGGCATGGCGACGCCCTGTGGTTCGTCGATATCAAGCAGCGCAAGATTCATAACTACAAGCCGACGACCGGCGAGCACTTCAGCTTCGACGCGCCCGACCAGGTGACCTTCCTGGCGCCGATCGCCGACGCTGGCGGCTTTGTCGTCGGCCTCAAGACCGGCATTCACCGTTTCCATCCCATCACCGGCTTTCGCCTGCTGATCGAGGTGGAGGACAGCGCGCTCGACAACCGTCCGAATGACGCCACCGTCGACGCCAATGGCCGCCTGTGGTTCGGCACCATGCACGATGGCGAAGAGGCCAAGAGCGGTTCGCTCTACCGCATGGACGCCGAGGGCGTGGCGCGGATGGACAAGGACATCTGCATCACCAACGGCCCGTGCGTCTCGCCGGACGGCAAGACCTTCTACCACACCGACACCCTGGAAAAGACCGTCTGGGCCTATGACCTGGCCGAGGACGGGACGCTGTCGAACAAGCGCGCCTTCGTGCACGTCAAGCTGGGTGACGACATCTATCCGGACGGCACGGTCGTCGATTCCGAAGGCTGCCTGTGGATCGCCCTGTGGGGCGGCTTCGGCGTCATCCGCGTCTCGCCGGCGGGCGAGATCGTCGGCCGCATCGAGGTTCCCGCGCCCAACGTCACCAAGGTCTGCTTCGGCGGACCGGACCTGAAGACCCTCTTCCTCACCACAGCCCGCAAGGGCCTCAGCGACGAAACCCTGGCCCAGTATCCGCTGGCCGGCGGCCTGTTCGCCATCGGGGTCAATATCGCGGGCCAGCCCCAACACGAGGTTCGCCTTGTCTGA
- a CDS encoding outer membrane beta-barrel family protein, whose product MTNPSAAYRPDGSAGIINLITKKTQKPGTNGTVRLNVDTTGRHNGGISATRRTGKLTLTGDASYRHDVQEARQLIERSVRQTGGGYASSTQDADVENEGGMTNLRGAVDYDLDKNNRLSGELRLRRIAFDTDNRETYAASDAAGAPTRAYVRDLTGEIQRDNGAVSADWRRQFKGADHLLTTHLEYEVTDFSREADAFTRNSPGVDQYERIGMDVDQKRANFKLDYSKPLPKDVKLKTGLDFELASNDYENRGAAGPTAGGLVVDPARTNLYRYDQDVYAAYVTYERPFGDFTVQGGLRAEQVQIDVNDVTHGATGQNDYFRVYPTLHTGYTLSQSQTLSANYSRRVQRPGAQDLHPYRVYLDPFNYRQGNPNLKPQITDSYELGWQFRKGQTYYLATAYFRDTRDSVTDVVSDLGGGVLLTSRANLGKSRSGGLELVANGRLTPKLTYNLSGNLFWNEIDAANLGFTGDRSGTALSGRANLNWQATPKDFFQLNAFTSGKRLTPQGYREPFKMLNLGYRRKVNEKLSLVVTAQDVLDNFADVTVVDTPALRDRTRRTANVRSVFFGFSYAFGGGKSRPEQFDFSAGGPG is encoded by the coding sequence ATGACCAATCCCTCGGCCGCCTATCGCCCCGACGGCTCGGCCGGGATCATCAATCTGATCACCAAGAAGACCCAGAAGCCCGGGACGAACGGCACGGTCCGGCTCAACGTCGATACGACCGGCCGCCACAATGGCGGGATCAGCGCCACGCGCCGGACCGGCAAGCTGACCCTGACCGGCGACGCCAGCTATCGCCACGACGTGCAGGAGGCGCGCCAGCTGATCGAACGGTCGGTGCGGCAAACCGGTGGAGGCTACGCCTCCAGCACGCAGGACGCCGACGTCGAGAACGAAGGCGGCATGACCAACCTGCGGGGCGCGGTCGATTATGACCTGGACAAGAACAACCGCCTGAGCGGCGAGCTGCGTCTGCGCCGCATAGCGTTCGACACCGACAACCGCGAGACCTACGCCGCTTCGGACGCCGCCGGCGCGCCGACCCGGGCTTATGTCCGTGATCTGACGGGCGAGATCCAACGCGACAACGGCGCGGTCAGCGCCGACTGGCGCCGGCAGTTCAAGGGCGCCGACCACCTTCTGACGACTCACCTGGAATACGAGGTCACGGACTTCTCGCGCGAGGCTGACGCCTTCACGCGCAACAGCCCGGGCGTCGACCAGTACGAGCGCATCGGCATGGACGTCGATCAGAAGCGCGCCAACTTCAAGCTCGACTACAGCAAGCCGCTGCCCAAGGACGTCAAGCTGAAGACCGGCCTCGATTTCGAACTGGCTAGCAACGACTACGAAAACCGTGGGGCCGCGGGACCGACCGCTGGAGGGCTGGTGGTCGATCCGGCCCGCACGAACCTCTATCGTTACGATCAGGACGTCTACGCGGCGTATGTCACCTATGAGCGGCCGTTCGGCGATTTCACGGTTCAGGGGGGGCTGCGAGCCGAACAGGTCCAGATCGACGTCAACGACGTGACCCACGGCGCGACCGGGCAGAACGATTACTTCCGCGTCTACCCGACCCTGCACACGGGCTACACGCTCAGCCAGAGCCAAACCCTCAGCGCCAACTACAGCCGGCGGGTCCAACGTCCTGGCGCCCAGGATCTGCACCCGTATCGGGTCTACCTGGATCCGTTCAACTATCGCCAGGGCAATCCCAACCTGAAGCCGCAGATCACCGACTCCTATGAGCTGGGCTGGCAGTTCCGGAAGGGCCAGACCTATTATCTGGCCACCGCCTATTTCCGCGATACCCGCGACAGCGTCACCGACGTGGTCAGCGACCTGGGCGGCGGCGTGCTGCTGACCTCCCGAGCCAATCTCGGCAAGAGCCGCAGCGGCGGTCTGGAGCTGGTCGCCAACGGTCGCCTGACGCCCAAGCTGACCTATAACCTCAGCGGCAATCTGTTCTGGAACGAGATCGATGCGGCCAATCTCGGCTTCACGGGCGATCGTTCCGGCACGGCGTTGTCGGGCCGCGCGAACCTGAACTGGCAAGCCACGCCCAAGGACTTCTTCCAGCTGAACGCCTTCACTTCGGGCAAGCGTTTGACGCCTCAGGGCTATCGCGAGCCGTTCAAGATGCTGAACCTTGGCTACCGCCGTAAGGTCAACGAAAAGCTCTCGCTGGTCGTGACCGCCCAGGACGTGCTGGACAACTTCGCGGACGTGACCGTCGTCGACACCCCGGCCCTCCGCGACCGCACGCGCCGCACAGCCAACGTCCGTTCGGTGTTCTTCGGCTTCAGCTACGCCTTCGGCGGCGGCAAGTCCCGGCCCGAGCAGTTCGACTTCAGCGCCGGCGGGCCGGGGTAG